From one Triticum aestivum cultivar Chinese Spring chromosome 4B, IWGSC CS RefSeq v2.1, whole genome shotgun sequence genomic stretch:
- the LOC123094202 gene encoding serine carboxypeptidase 1-like isoform X2: protein MHAGPGCSSLGFGAMRELGPFRVNRDNQTLTRNNHAWNNVANVIFLESPAGVGFSYSNTSSDYDRMGDPLTAQDTYAFLVNWLDRFPEYKARALYIAGESYAGHYVPQLAATILAHNNDTGVILNLKGILVGNPLLDDAKEERGHHEYLWNHGVISDEVWAEIAGHCNFSDDSAYGDDRCYKAITKSQYESEDLDIYNIYAPTCITDNNGSYYSSSQLPGYDPCGEAPTMAYLNLPAVQRAFHARETKWSDCKIFVDFKDSPDTMVPTLKWLIGHGLPVWLFSGDLDSRCPITSTRHAIRDLNLSVTEPWRPWTVSHEVGGYVQQYKGGFTFATVRGAGHTVPTFQPERALILLQSFLKGILPPYEKAK from the exons ATGCATGCAGGGCCTGGGTGCTCGTCGCTGGGCTTTGGAGCGATGCGTGAATTGGGCCCTTTCCGGGTGAACAGAGACAACCAAACCCTCACTAGGAACAACCATGCCTGGAACAACG TGGCAAACGTCATCTTTCTGGAATCACCCGCCGGCGTGGGGTTCTCCTACTCCAACACGTCTTCTGATTACGACAGGATGGGGGATCCATTGACAGCCCAGGACACCTACGCCTTCCTCGTCAACTGGCTTGACAGGTTCCCCGAGTACAAGGCACGCGCCCTCTACATCGCCGGCGAGAGCTACGCCGGCCACTATGTGCCCCAGCTCGCCGCCACCATCTTAGCCCACAACAACGACACGGGTGTCATACTAAATCTCAAGGGCATCTTGGTCGGAAACCCGCTTCTGGACGACGCGAAGGAGGAGAGAGGGCACCACGAGTACCTATGGAACCACGGGGTGATCTCCGACGAGGTATGGGCCGAAATCGCCGGCCACTGCAACTTCAGCGACGACTCCGCCTATGGTGATGATAGGTGCTACAAAGCTATTACTAAATCCCAGTATGAGAGTGAGGACCTCGACATCTACAACATATACGCTCCCACCTGCATCACTGACAACAACGGCTCCTACTACTCCAGCAGCCAA TTACCTGGGTACGATCCGTGCGGCGAAGCGCCTACCATGGCCTACCTGAACCTTCCTGCGGTGCAAAGGGCTTTCCATGCTAGAGAAACCAAATGGAGTGACTGCAA AATCTTTGTGGATTTCAAGGACTCGCCGGATACCATGGTGCCAACCTTGAAATGGCTAATCGGCCATGGCTTGCCCGTGTGGCTCTTCAG TGGGGATTTGGACTCAAGGTGCCCGATCACCAGCACGAGGCACGCCATCCGCGACCTCAACCTCTCCGTCACCGAGCCATGGCGTCCATGGACGgtcagccatgaggtagggggctaTGTTCAACAGTACAAGGGAGGGTTCACGTTCGCTACCGTGAGAGGAGCAGGGCACACGGTCCCGACCTTCCAACCCGAGAGAGCCCTCATACTGCTCCAGTCCTTTCTCAAAGGGATCCTCCCGCCTTACGAGAAGGCAAAGTAG
- the LOC123094202 gene encoding serine carboxypeptidase 1-like isoform X1 — protein MGTITAGFHLLFLIPTIALHAHASSQEAHLTKFLSSKRSKSNISNKIGDPTGFHGGPFLRITSSPRTDGYPGSNHIALKAADKISALPGQPEGVDFDQYGGYVTVDGHNGRALFYYFVESPGNPAAKPLLLWLNGGPGCSSLGFGAMRELGPFRVNRDNQTLTRNNHAWNNVANVIFLESPAGVGFSYSNTSSDYDRMGDPLTAQDTYAFLVNWLDRFPEYKARALYIAGESYAGHYVPQLAATILAHNNDTGVILNLKGILVGNPLLDDAKEERGHHEYLWNHGVISDEVWAEIAGHCNFSDDSAYGDDRCYKAITKSQYESEDLDIYNIYAPTCITDNNGSYYSSSQLPGYDPCGEAPTMAYLNLPAVQRAFHARETKWSDCKIFVDFKDSPDTMVPTLKWLIGHGLPVWLFSGDLDSRCPITSTRHAIRDLNLSVTEPWRPWTVSHEVGGYVQQYKGGFTFATVRGAGHTVPTFQPERALILLQSFLKGILPPYEKAK, from the exons ATGGGGACTATTACTGCTGGATTCCATCTTTTATTTCTCATTCCCACAATTGCATTGCATGCCCATGCCTCATCTCAGGAAGCGCATCTCACAAAATTCCTCTCGTCTAAAAGATCCAAAAGCAACATCAGCAACAAAATTGGTGATCCTACCGGTTTCCATGGCGGACCATTTCTCAGAATCACCAGCAGCCCCCGAACAGATGGGTACCCGGGCTCCAACCACATCGCTCTGAAGGCGGCCGACAAGATCTCGGCGCTGCCAGGGCAGCCGGAGGGCGTCGACTTCGACCAGTATGGCGGGTACGTGACTGTCGACGGCCATAATGGCCGTGCACTCTTCTACTACTTCGTGGAATCTCCCGGCAACCCGGCGGCGAAGCCACTCCTCCTGTGGCTCAACGGAG GGCCTGGGTGCTCGTCGCTGGGCTTTGGAGCGATGCGTGAATTGGGCCCTTTCCGGGTGAACAGAGACAACCAAACCCTCACTAGGAACAACCATGCCTGGAACAACG TGGCAAACGTCATCTTTCTGGAATCACCCGCCGGCGTGGGGTTCTCCTACTCCAACACGTCTTCTGATTACGACAGGATGGGGGATCCATTGACAGCCCAGGACACCTACGCCTTCCTCGTCAACTGGCTTGACAGGTTCCCCGAGTACAAGGCACGCGCCCTCTACATCGCCGGCGAGAGCTACGCCGGCCACTATGTGCCCCAGCTCGCCGCCACCATCTTAGCCCACAACAACGACACGGGTGTCATACTAAATCTCAAGGGCATCTTGGTCGGAAACCCGCTTCTGGACGACGCGAAGGAGGAGAGAGGGCACCACGAGTACCTATGGAACCACGGGGTGATCTCCGACGAGGTATGGGCCGAAATCGCCGGCCACTGCAACTTCAGCGACGACTCCGCCTATGGTGATGATAGGTGCTACAAAGCTATTACTAAATCCCAGTATGAGAGTGAGGACCTCGACATCTACAACATATACGCTCCCACCTGCATCACTGACAACAACGGCTCCTACTACTCCAGCAGCCAA TTACCTGGGTACGATCCGTGCGGCGAAGCGCCTACCATGGCCTACCTGAACCTTCCTGCGGTGCAAAGGGCTTTCCATGCTAGAGAAACCAAATGGAGTGACTGCAA AATCTTTGTGGATTTCAAGGACTCGCCGGATACCATGGTGCCAACCTTGAAATGGCTAATCGGCCATGGCTTGCCCGTGTGGCTCTTCAG TGGGGATTTGGACTCAAGGTGCCCGATCACCAGCACGAGGCACGCCATCCGCGACCTCAACCTCTCCGTCACCGAGCCATGGCGTCCATGGACGgtcagccatgaggtagggggctaTGTTCAACAGTACAAGGGAGGGTTCACGTTCGCTACCGTGAGAGGAGCAGGGCACACGGTCCCGACCTTCCAACCCGAGAGAGCCCTCATACTGCTCCAGTCCTTTCTCAAAGGGATCCTCCCGCCTTACGAGAAGGCAAAGTAG
- the LOC123094201 gene encoding probable xyloglucan galactosyltransferase GT19, with translation MHPIRALFFSHVRSRDPPNMHDMAGDLLITRANLPLLLLVILSSTAVHGVPLPDPCAGRRIHVRRLPARFNTDLLRHCDGAFPLADHPLATPSCASLANHGLGPRTHNRSRSWYRTDVRLLEPFFHRRLLDRDCLADDPARADAVFLPYYASLDALPFLLDPAMLNFSGAHGAALAQFLATDRPRVLARRHGHDHFLVLAGPAWDYAQPADTDPRLWGTTSLLRRPEFDNFTFLTLESRAWPWQEHAVPHPTSFHPSSLPRLRAWIARARRSRRTALMLYAGTVTRPSRPNIRSFILAECANRTDTCTVVDCHGGSCALDPVRSMRPMLKAKFCLEPPGDTPTRRSTFDAVVAGCVPVFFEDASARTQYGWHLPPERYEEFSVTIPKDAVMLGGVQIMETLAAVPEEEVARMRERLLELAPRVVYRRHGSAAERMREASMDAVDIAVEGTLRRIRGRVRALEDGRPEAMYAMEDDDQEI, from the coding sequence ATGCATCCAATCCGCGCGCTCTTCTTCTCTCACGTTCGATCGAGGGATCCACCCAACATGCATGACATGGCGGGCGATCTCCTGATAACTAGGGCAaacctgcctctcctcctcctggtgatcctctcCTCCACCGCCGTCCACGGCGTGCCGTTGCCGGACCCATGCGCCGGCCGCCGCATCCACGTCCGGCGCCTCCCGGCGCGCTTCAACACGGACCTCCTCCGCCACTGCGACGGCGCCTTCCCGCTGGCCGACCACCCCTTAGCCACGCCCTCCTGCGCCTCGCTCGCCAACCACGGCCTCGGCCCGCGCACCCACAACCGCTCCCGCTCCTGGTACCGCACCGACGTGCGCCTCCTCGAGCCCTTCTTCCACCGCCGCCTCCTCGACCGGGACTGCCTCGCCGACGACCCCGCCCGCGCCGACGCCGTCTTCCTCCCCTACTACGCCTCCCTCGACGCGCTCCCCTTCCTCCTCGACCCCGCCATGCTCAACTTCTCCGGCGCGCACGGCGCCGCCCTCGCCCAGTTCCTCGCGACCGACCGCCCGCGGGTCCTCGCCCGGCGCCACGGCCACGACCACTTCCTCGTGCTCGCCGGCCCGGCCTGGGACTACGCGCAGCCGGCCGACACCGATCCCAGGCTCTGGGGCACCACCTCGCTGCTCCGCCGCCCCGAGTTCGACAACTTCACCTTCCTCACGCTCGAGTCCCGCGCGTGGCCGTGGCAGGAGCACGCCGTGCCGCACCCGACGTCCTTCCACCCATCGTCCCTCCCACGGCTCCGCGCATGGATCGCCCGCGCGCGCCGCTCGCGCCGCACGGCGCTGATGCTCTACGCCGGCACCGTGACCAGGCCGTCCCGCCCCAACATCCGGAGCTTCATCCTCGCCGAGTGCGCGAACCGCACCGACACATGCACCGTCGTCGACTGCCATGGCGGGTCCTGCGCGCTCGACCCGGTGCGCTCCATGCGGCCCATGCTGAAGGCCAAGTTCTGCCTGGAGCCGCCGGGGGACACGCCGACGCGGCGTTCGACGTTCGACGCGGTGGTGGCCGGGTGCGTGCCGGTGTTCTTCGAGGACGCGTCGGCGAGAACGCAGTACGGGTGGCACCTGCCGCCGGAGAGGTACGAGGAGTTCTCGGTGACCATACCCAAGGACGCGGTGATGCTGGGGGGCGTGCAGATCATGGAGACCCTGGCGGCggtgccggaggaggaggtggccaggaTGCGGGAGCGGCTTCTGGAGCTGGCGCCGAGAGTGGTCTACCGGCGGCACGGTAGCGCGGCAGAGAGGATGAGGGAGGCGAGCATGGACGCGGTGGACATTGCCGTGGAGGGCACGCTGCGGAGGATACGTGGGCGGGTGCGCGCTCTGGAGGATGGCCGGCCGGAGGCCATGTACGCCATGgaggacgacgaccaagagatcTAG